In Plasmodium brasilianum strain Bolivian I chromosome 1, whole genome shotgun sequence, a single genomic region encodes these proteins:
- a CDS encoding 1-cys peroxiredoxin — protein sequence MAYHLGSTFPNFTATASGVDGEFDLYKYIGSSWVILFSHPNDFTPVCTTELAELGKMNKEFLKNDCKLVGFSCNSKESHEKWIDDIKHYGKLDEWKIPIVCDESRELATKLKIMDEKEKNIDGLPLTCRCVFFISPHKIVKATLLYPATTGRNALELLRVLKSLQLTDKHQVATPVNWNEGDKCCVLPTLPDIDIPKIFSKEVQKVSVPSKKPYLRFVDM from the coding sequence ATGGCGTACCACCTAGGATCCACCTTTCCTAACTTCACTGCTACTGCGTCAGGAGTAGATGGTGAGTTTGAtctgtacaaatatattggAAGCAGCTGGGTAATTCTGTTTAGTCATCCAAACGACTTTACCCCGGTATGTACCACTGAACTTGCTGAATTaggaaaaatgaataaagaatttttaaaaaatgattgtAAGTTAGTAGGGTTCAGTTGTAATTCTAAAGAGTCCCATGAAAAATGGATTGATGATATTAAACATTATGGAAAATTGGATGAATGGAAAATTCCAATAGTCTGTGATGAATCAAGAGAATTAGCTAcaaagttaaaaattatggatgaaaaggaaaaaaatatagatggACTACCATTAACTTGTAGGTgcgttttttttatttctccgcataaaattgttaaagCAACTTTATTATATCCAGCTACAACTGGAAGAAATGCCCTTGAACTTTTGAGGGTTTTAAAATCTTTACAGCTTACGGACAAGCATCAAGTTGCTACTCCTGTTAACTGGAACGAAGGGGATAAATGTTGCGTTTTACCAACTCTCCCCGATATAGACATCCcgaaaattttttcaaaggAAGTGCAAAAGGTCAGCGTACCGTCTAAGAAGCCTTACCTCCGTTTCGTTGATATGTAG